From Pontibacter actiniarum, a single genomic window includes:
- a CDS encoding P-loop ATPase, Sll1717 family has protein sequence MSAFREFYTRLGLKENPFASFTTENEGQRFSRTFVKPNDYETILENFSQKNSILLTGDRGTGKTALIKDFVSKLNKDTSVVTHIVDFSHLSQRYELNDFYKFVISNLSVAIFSALADKRRRISRLGKEDKILLCYLLKNFVPQISKRLLREQIEEVQIQWLTRTYKKFENFVRGVFNYSATAGGALIDDYIAKHFTGLPPLTESVKIKDYFPELPINIEEEFIDQEVSYQLLVRVCKLASKLDFERVLVVFDRVDEDSRFMNDAESISDFIVKILTDNKFLLEENFQVIFSTWATPFNFIKDQVRTQKHYCPTLTWTTEDLVKALNQRLRAYSDNRVHDYRQLFADTVTQDELNQVFKIANSNPRDLWHIFSALFKAQFNLDSQSNKIESSTIPIALNQFVTTFNYYEYYPKKSNARANSMDIYSYSKHLLKLDSEIFTKNQLNEKAQTGSSTNNYVVGMEKIGLISNDNQQGGVAYYRIKDQKVVYALQNALEIIKQ, from the coding sequence ATGAGTGCATTCAGAGAGTTCTATACAAGATTAGGATTGAAGGAAAATCCTTTTGCATCATTTACCACAGAAAATGAAGGCCAACGTTTCTCAAGAACGTTTGTAAAACCTAATGATTATGAAACAATACTTGAGAATTTTTCTCAGAAAAACTCAATCCTTTTAACCGGCGATAGAGGAACTGGTAAGACTGCTTTAATAAAAGATTTTGTTAGTAAGCTGAACAAAGACACTTCTGTAGTAACACATATCGTTGATTTTTCTCACCTTAGTCAAAGATATGAACTAAATGACTTTTACAAATTTGTAATATCAAATTTATCTGTTGCCATTTTTTCTGCACTTGCAGATAAGAGAAGAAGAATATCAAGGCTAGGAAAAGAAGATAAAATCCTGCTATGTTACCTCCTTAAGAACTTTGTTCCACAAATTTCAAAACGTCTGTTAAGAGAACAAATTGAAGAAGTCCAGATACAATGGCTTACAAGAACCTACAAGAAATTTGAAAACTTTGTAAGAGGAGTGTTTAACTACAGTGCAACAGCTGGAGGAGCTTTGATAGATGACTATATTGCAAAGCACTTTACAGGATTGCCACCTTTAACTGAGAGTGTAAAAATTAAAGATTACTTCCCAGAGCTTCCTATCAATATCGAGGAAGAATTTATCGATCAGGAGGTCTCTTATCAGTTGTTAGTTCGTGTATGTAAACTTGCTTCTAAGCTTGACTTTGAAAGAGTATTGGTAGTATTTGATAGGGTAGATGAAGATTCTAGATTTATGAATGACGCAGAATCTATATCAGATTTTATTGTTAAAATACTTACCGATAATAAATTCTTACTTGAAGAAAACTTTCAGGTAATTTTCTCTACTTGGGCAACACCATTTAACTTTATCAAAGATCAGGTACGAACACAAAAGCACTACTGCCCAACATTAACATGGACAACTGAAGACTTAGTTAAAGCACTTAACCAAAGATTACGTGCATATTCAGATAATAGAGTGCATGACTATAGGCAACTTTTTGCCGACACTGTCACACAGGATGAACTTAACCAAGTATTCAAGATTGCCAACAGCAATCCTAGAGACTTATGGCATATATTTAGTGCTTTATTTAAAGCTCAATTTAATTTAGATTCTCAATCTAATAAGATAGAAAGTAGCACAATCCCTATAGCACTAAATCAGTTCGTAACCACTTTTAACTACTACGAATATTACCCTAAGAAATCAAATGCTAGAGCTAATTCAATGGATATTTATTCCTACTCTAAGCATTTATTAAAGCTAGATTCTGAAATATTCACAAAGAATCAGTTAAACGAGAAGGCTCAAACTGGCAGCTCTACGAACAATTATGTCGTGGGGATGGAAAAGATAGGCCTCATTAGCAATGATAATCAACAAGGAGGAGTAGCATATTATAGAATAAAAGACCAAAAAGTGGTGTACGCACTTCAAAATGCACTAGAAATTATAAAGCAGTAA
- a CDS encoding NADH-quinone oxidoreductase subunit D translates to MSQSTIYKNYLLQSEPNKFSQDALKAGEMIVNMGPQHPSTHGVLRLEVVTDGEIIQEVVPHIGYLHRCFEKHAESMAYNQTIPYVDRMDYLAAMNSEHVWCMGVEKLMGITDQIPKRVEYIRVLVTELNRIASHFVAIGTYAIDIGAFTPFLWLLRDREHIQRLLEWVCGARMLYNYIWVGGLYYDLPIGFEERCREFIEYLQPKLDELDTILLSNKIFIDRTANVGVLPLDVAINYACSGPMLRGSGLKHDLRRVDGYSVYPELDFDVPIGQGLAGTTGDCWDRNYVRALECRESVKIIRQCLDRLTGDYKRTPDFDPQAACPKKIRMTGSKELYFRGETPRGELGYYFRTTDKSDVPFRAKGRAPSFVNLSVLHEISRGCMVADLIAIVGSVDIVLGEVDR, encoded by the coding sequence TTGAGCCAGTCCACCATCTATAAAAACTACCTGCTGCAGTCGGAGCCGAACAAGTTCAGCCAGGATGCGCTGAAGGCCGGTGAGATGATTGTGAACATGGGGCCGCAGCACCCGAGCACGCACGGTGTACTGCGCCTGGAGGTGGTAACCGATGGCGAAATCATACAGGAGGTGGTGCCGCACATTGGCTACCTGCACCGCTGCTTCGAGAAGCATGCCGAAAGTATGGCCTATAACCAAACAATCCCCTACGTAGACCGCATGGATTACCTGGCCGCCATGAACTCGGAGCATGTGTGGTGTATGGGCGTGGAAAAGCTGATGGGTATTACCGACCAGATTCCGAAGCGGGTGGAGTACATACGTGTGTTGGTAACAGAGCTAAACCGTATTGCCTCGCACTTTGTAGCCATTGGTACCTATGCGATAGATATCGGCGCTTTCACGCCTTTCCTTTGGCTGCTGCGCGACAGGGAGCATATACAGCGGCTGCTGGAGTGGGTGTGCGGTGCCCGGATGCTGTACAACTACATCTGGGTGGGCGGATTATACTATGATCTACCGATTGGCTTTGAGGAGCGTTGCCGCGAGTTTATAGAATACCTGCAGCCGAAGCTTGATGAGCTGGATACGATACTTTTAAGCAACAAGATATTTATTGACCGCACAGCTAACGTAGGCGTGCTGCCGCTGGATGTGGCGATAAACTATGCCTGCTCCGGCCCTATGCTGCGTGGCTCAGGCCTAAAGCACGACCTGCGCCGCGTGGATGGCTACAGCGTTTACCCAGAACTGGACTTTGATGTGCCCATAGGGCAGGGGCTGGCCGGCACTACCGGCGATTGCTGGGACCGTAACTATGTGCGCGCCCTGGAGTGCCGCGAGTCTGTTAAGATCATCCGCCAGTGCCTCGATCGACTTACCGGCGACTATAAACGCACGCCTGACTTTGACCCGCAGGCCGCCTGCCCGAAAAAGATACGCATGACTGGCAGCAAAGAGCTGTACTTCCGGGGAGAAACCCCACGAGGCGAGCTAGGCTACTACTTCCGCACGACTGATAAGAGCGATGTGCCTTTCCGGGCCAAAGGCCGCGCCCCAAGTTTTGTAAACCTGTCGGTGCTGCACGAAATCAGCCGGGGCTGTATGGTGGCGGATTTAATTGCCATCGTCGGTTCTGTGGATATCGTGCTGGGCGAGGTGGATAGGTAA